Proteins encoded by one window of Rutidosis leptorrhynchoides isolate AG116_Rl617_1_P2 chromosome 7, CSIRO_AGI_Rlap_v1, whole genome shotgun sequence:
- the LOC139858177 gene encoding desiccation-related protein PCC13-62-like yields MIVTIFFIILFISTTVNSTFNLLKYDKDLLEFPLNLEYFEAEYFLYGSLGKGLDSIQPDLADGGPPPIGAKQAKLSPIIRDIIVQFGYQEIGHLRAIKKTIHGFPRPLLNLSTEAFGTLMNNAFGAPLSPPFDPYANDINYLISCYVIPYVGLTGYVGANPKLHSPDSRKLVAGLLGVESGQDAVVRSLLYERAKEKVVPYNITVGEFTDKISQLRNKLGNSGLKDEGLIVPIKLGAEMSIEGNVLAGDQDSLAYGRTPQEILRIVYGSGNERVPGGFYPKGGDGVIARRYLKR; encoded by the exons ATGATCGTTACtatatttttcattattttgtTCATATCAACAACCGTGAATTCGACTTTTAACTTACTTAAATATGATAAGGATCTTTTAGAGTTCCCTTTGAATCTAGAGTACTTTGAAGCCGAATACTTTTTGTACGGATCTTTGGGTAAGGGTTTGGATAGCATACAACCTGATCTAGCCGATGGCGGCCCACCACCTATTGGTGCAAAACAAGCCAAGCTTAGTCCTATTATTAGAGACATCATCGTTCAATTTGGTTATCAAGAAATCGGGCACTTAAG ggCGATTAAGAAGACAATACATGGATTTCCTAGGCCGCTACTGAATCTAAGTACAGAAGCATTTGGAACACTTATGAATAATGCATTCGGGGCACCTTTATCTCCACCGTTTGATCCTTATGCCAACGACATCAATTATCTCATTTCTTGCTACGTCATCCCTTACGTCGGCCTTACTGGCTACGTTGGAGCAAACCCAAAGCTTCACAGTCCAGATTCTAGAAAG CTCGTAGCAGGCTTACTAGGAGTTGAATCAGGTCAAGATGCAGTGGTCAGAAGCCTTCTTTACGAACGTGCAAAAGAGAAAGTGGTCCCATACAACATAACCGTAGGCGAGTTTACAGATAAGATATCGCAATTACGAAATAAGTTAGGCAATTCAGGGTTAAAGGATGAAGGGCTGATTGTGCCAATCAAGCTTGGGGCTGAAATGAGTATAGAAGGAAATGTGTTAGCAGGGGATCAAGACTCGTTAGCTTATGGTCGAACACCACAAGAAATACTTAGAATTGTGTATGGAAGTGGAAACGAACGTGTTCCGGGTGGGTTTTACCCGAAGGGTGGTGATGGGGTGATCGCTCGGAGGTATTTAAAGCGTTGA